In one window of Candidatus Atribacteria bacterium DNA:
- a CDS encoding sugar phosphate isomerase/epimerase: MQESIYKFMKVGLIHFMAYPQVMKGEGLILETLQKIAEDDFFTAIEVSWIKDVKVRQKAKKLLEVSHLTVAYGAQPRLLVKKLNLNSFNETERHEAVNEVKAGIDEAYEIEAKSLAFLSGTDPGGQEREQAIKLLVSSTKEICTYAKSKGDLGITLEVFDQEIEKKCLIGPAKDARRVAEEVRKEFDNFGLMVDLSHLPLLGETPAQAILPIKDYLVHAHMGNCILKDKGHPGYGDQHPRFGIKGGENDVKELSEYLKVLLDIGFLNPKNPPIVSFEVKPLADESSEVVVANAKRVLREAWAKI; the protein is encoded by the coding sequence ATGCAAGAATCCATTTATAAATTTATGAAAGTGGGGTTAATCCACTTTATGGCTTATCCCCAGGTAATGAAAGGGGAAGGGCTGATCCTCGAGACCTTACAGAAAATAGCGGAAGATGATTTCTTTACGGCGATAGAAGTATCCTGGATCAAGGATGTGAAAGTAAGGCAGAAAGCAAAAAAACTTTTGGAAGTGAGCCATTTAACCGTTGCTTATGGGGCGCAACCTCGTTTATTGGTAAAAAAATTAAATCTTAATTCCTTTAATGAAACAGAAAGACATGAGGCGGTAAATGAGGTGAAAGCCGGAATTGATGAAGCATACGAGATAGAGGCAAAAAGCCTTGCTTTCTTAAGCGGTACCGACCCAGGAGGCCAGGAACGGGAACAAGCCATAAAATTATTGGTTTCTTCCACCAAGGAAATATGCACTTATGCTAAATCAAAAGGAGACTTGGGAATTACACTGGAGGTTTTTGACCAAGAAATTGAAAAAAAATGTTTAATCGGACCAGCGAAAGATGCCAGGAGGGTGGCAGAGGAAGTGAGAAAGGAATTTGATAACTTTGGATTGATGGTTGACCTGTCCCATCTTCCACTTTTAGGTGAAACCCCCGCACAAGCTATTCTACCGATCAAAGATTATCTGGTCCATGCCCATATGGGCAATTGTATTTTAAAAGATAAAGGCCATCCCGGTTACGGTGACCAGCATCCCAGGTTTGGTATTAAGGGTGGGGAAAATGATGTCAAGGAACTCAGCGAATATTTAAAAGTTTTATTAGATATTGGATTCTTAAATCCAAAAAATCCGCCTATAGTGAGCTTTGAGGTAAAACCGTTGGCTGATGAATCTTCGGAAGTAGTTGTTGCTAATGCCAAGCGGGTACTAAGAGAAGCCTGGGCAAAAATTTAA